GCCAGCAGTTAAAAATCAAAACTCAGTTAAAAATGTAGAAATATGTCCAGCTAACTTTTGCAAACGTTCAAAATATCCAACTATAGGAATAGGAATGAAAATAAGTAAAAACTTTCACGGAATGATACTTCCAAATAGAACTAAGATAGGAGTTGCAGGTTGTAGGAATGCTTGTACTAGTGTGTACTCTAAAGATATAGGTGTACTTGTAGATATAGATGGAAAGTTTTTCGTAACAGCAGGTGGTAGTGCTGGATTTTATCCAAGAAGTGCAGATGTAATAACTAAGGGACTTACGGAAGAAGAAGCTTATAATTTAGTAAAAACAATACTTGAATATTATAACGAGTATGGACAAATGGGAGAAAAACTAGGAGATTTTATGGACAGGATAAGCATCGAGAAGTTTAGAAGGGATGTATTAAAAACATTGAAGTTAAAAGAAATTTTAGAGTAGCAAGTTAAATTGCTACTCTTTTTAATTTATGTAGATAAAATTTAAAATATCTTTATTGTCTGTTAAAAATGAATTTTTAGATTTTTACAACATTTACCAAAAATGTTTTGGTATAGAAATACCGGGTATCTAATTAATACAAACACGAGTGATGCCAAAGGTTCTAGGGATAGTAATCCGGTATTGTTATGTGAACTTATAAAAATTAAATATCAGGAGATGATTAAGATGAAAGAGGCACAAGCTGCCAAAAAAAATTCACTTAGCTTATTCGCATTCTTTGCAATGACCGCATCAATGGTTATGACAGTTTACGAATATCCTACATTTGCTACATCAGGATTCAATTTAGTATTCTTCTTATTACTTGGAGGTATATTATGGTTCTTACCTGTAGCATTATGTGCAGCAGAAATGGCTACAGTTGAAGGGTGGCAAGAAGGTGGAATATTTGCTTGGGTTGGAAACACTTTAGGTGAAAAGTTCGGATTCGCAGCAATATTTTTCCAATGGTTCCAAATTACAGTTGGATTTGTAACAATGATTTATTTTATATTAGGTTGTGTTTCATACATATTCAATTGGAATGCATTAAATAATGTTCCGGTTATCAAGTTTATTGGAGTATTAGTGATATTCTGGTTGTTAACATTTTCACAATTAGGCGGTACAAAAAACACAGCTAAAATAGCAAAAGCTGGATTTATATTTGGTATATTAATACCAGCAGTAATCCTATTTGGATTATCAATAGCATACATAGTACAAGGAAATCCTATAGATGTAAAAATAGGAGCTAAATATTTTGTACCAGATTTTTCAAAAGTAAATACACTAGTTATTTTCGTATCATTTATATTAGCATATATGGGAGTTGAAGCATCAGCATCACATGTAAATGAGTTAGATAATGCTAAAAAGAACTATCCATTAGCTATGATTATATTAGTTATATTAGCTATAGTACTTAACACAATTGGTGGATTAACAGTTGCAGCAGTAGTTCCACAAGGTCAATTAAGTTTAAGTGCAGGAGTTGTTGAAACATTTAAAGCTTTAATATTACATTTTGCTCCTCACAGCACATGGCTTGTAAAATTAATAGCTATATTATTAGCACTAGGAGTAATGGGTGAAGTTAGTGCATGGGTTGTAGGTCCATCAAGAGGTATGTATGCAGCAGCTCAAAAAGGTATTTTACCAAAATCACTAACTAAAACTAATGAACATGATGTTCCTGTAAACTTAGTTTTCGTACAAGGAATAATAGTTACAATATGGGCAGCCGTTCTTACTTTCGGTGGTGGAGGAAACAATGTATCTTTCCTTACAGCTATATCATTAACAGTTGTTATATACTTAGTGGGATATTTATTATTCTTCATAGCTTACTTTACATTAGTACTTAAAAAAGATAATTTAAAACGTTCTTATCATGTACCTGGTGGTAAAACATTTAAATTAATAGTTGCAGCATGTGGATTTGTAACATCAATATTTGCATTAGTAATTTCATTTGTTCCATCAAATCAATTAAATGCTAAAAGTGCTCATGAATATTTAACTATATTAATAGTAAGTTTTATAATTACAGTTTTAATACCATTTGTAATATATGCAATTACATCTAAAAAAAGAGAAGTTAAAACAACAAAATAATAAATAAAAGTGGTAAAACATATAAGGAGGTTTTTAAAATGTTATACGGTAAAAAAAATCAATTAGGAGATAATTATGATACTCCAATATTTGGGACAACAGAATCTGGCTCTAGCGTGCCAAAAGATGTTCTAGGGAAAGATTCTATTGCACCAAATGTAGCTTATAGATTAATCAAAGATGAGCTAATGAATGAAGGAAATGCAAGACTTAACTTATGTACATTCTGTCAAACATATATGGAAGATGAAGCAACACAACTTATGGCAGAAACACTAGAAAAAAATGCTATAGACAAATCTGAATACCCACAAACAACAGAGATGGAAAACAGATGTGTAAATATGATAGCAAACTTATGGAATGCACCAAAAGAGTTAAATTATATAGGAACATCAACAGTAGGATCATCAGAAGCATGTATGCTTGGTGGTATGGCAATGAAATTCAGATGGAGAAATAGAGCAGAAAAATTAGGAATAGATGTAACAAAGAGAAAACCAAACTTAGTAGTATCTTCAGGATTCCAAGTTTGTTGGGAAAAATTCTGTGTATACTGGGATATAGAGATGCGTTTAGTACCAATGGATGAAGAGCATATGAGCTTAAATGTAGATAAAGTTTTAGATTATGTAGATGAATATACAATAGGGGTAGTAGCACTTCAAGGTATAACATATACAGGAAAATTTGATGATATAAAAGCATTAGATGCATTACTTGAAGAATACAATAAAACAGCAAAAATAAGTGTACCAATACATGTTGATGCTGCATCAGGTGGATTATTTACACCATTTATAGATCCAGATATGGAATGGGATTTTAGATTAAAAAATGTAGTATCAATAAGTACATCAGGACATAAATACGGATTAGTATACCCAGGTATAGGATGGGTAATATGGAAAGATGAAGAGTACTTACCAAAAGAATTAATATTTGAAGTAAGTTACTTAGGAGGATCAATGCCAACAATGGCAATAAACTTCTCAAGATCAGCAAGTCAAGTAATAGGACAATATTACAACTTCTTAAGACTTGGATTTGAAGGATATAGACAAATACATCAACGTACAAAAGATGTGGCTATGTATTTATCTAAAGAAATTGAAAATACAGGATTATTCAAGATTTACAATGATGGGGAAAATTTACCGATAGTATGTTATAGATTAGTTGACAATGCTAATGTAGAGTGGACATTATATGATCTAGCAGATAGATTAGCAATGAAAGGATGGCAAATACCAGCATATCCATTACCAATTAACCTAGACAAAACAATAATACAACGTATAGTATGTAGAGCAGACTTAAGTCATGATATGGCTGAATTATTTATAAGAGATTTAAAAACAGCTATAAAAGATTTAAATGATGCAAATGTATTAGTACATGGTAAAAAAGAAGAAAACAAAGTTTATGGGTTCACTCATTAATTAGATTGAAATGTTTTATTCAGCAACTAGTGCTAAATTAATTGTACTAGTTGCTTTTTATTTTAAAATTATAAGTTTGGAGGTAATTAAGGTGAATTATTATATTAGTATCCTTTTTCGTGCAATACCACTATTAATGGGAGCTATATGTTTAGGATATGGTATTTATGTTAAAGATTTAGGTCAAGCGATAGGGTCAGACTTTGTAGTCGCAGGTCATGTTTTAATATACTTAACTTCTATATGCATAGCTTTATTTACTACAGCTGCAACAATAATATTACAGATTATAAATAAATACAATAAATTTTATAAATGGTCATTGCCAACAATAGGTTATTTAGCAGGTATAGTTACAATTATTATGGGTGTGATTTTATGGAGAATAGGGATATATATACCTCCGTATTTTGTATCTGGAAATGTAGTTGTAGGATTAGGTTTAATAACTTGTTGTGTTTCAACGGTGGCTACAGCTTCAACTAAATTTATGATGATTCCACAAAATGGATCTAATTTAAAAGAAGGAGAAAAACCAGAAGGAGGATTTAAAGAGTCTACTGTAAAAATACTTATAGGAATACCAGCTTTATGTACAGCAATTGCCTTTTTTAGAGGAATATATTTATTATTCAACTCAGTTTCAAGTGACTATTTAGTAGCGGGTCATGTTTTGATAGGAATTGGATTTGTTTGCGCTAGCTTAATTCTATTAGTAATTAGTATAGTTAGACAGATACAAAACACATTTACAGACAAAGAACGTTATAGATGGTCGATACTTGTAGCTGTATTTGGAACTATAGATATATTATGGGGAATTGCAATATTGTCTACATCTAAAGATCCGATTATGATAGCTCCAGGTTATGTTTTAATTGGATTAGGTATCGTATGCTACAGTATTTTAAGTAAAGTATTATTATTAGGAATGGTTTGGAGAAAGTCAAATCCATTAGCAAAAAGAGTACCTTTAATACCGGTATTCACAGCGCTTATATGTTTATTTATGGGAGCGTTTTTATTTGAATCTGAGATATTTAATATAGCTTATTTTATTCCGGCGCGTGTAATGATTGGTCTTGGAGCAATTTGTTTTACTTTATTTTCAATAGTATCAATATTAGAAAGTGGAACATCTTCGTCAAAATAGCAAGAAAAATTGCAAAAAAAATGTTTAGCTAGTTTTAAATGTGGTATATATAAAATATAATAAAAAACTAAGATATTTAAAGTAAACTAAAGTATTTAGAAGATAAATACTTAAAAATAATTATATATAAGTTGATTTTAATTATATTTGTTTTTTATTGATAAAAATACATAAAATTTATATGATATAGTTCATATATGAGGAGGCTTTTAAAATGTTATATGGTAGAAAAGATCAATTAGGAGATAGTTATGATACTCCAATATTTGGGACAACAGAATCTGGCTCTAGCGTGCCAAAAGATGTTTTAGGGAAAGATTCTATTGCTCCAAATGTAGCTTATAGATTAATCAAAGATGAGCTAATGAATGAAGGAAATGCAAGACTTAACTTATGTACATTCTGTCAAACATATATGGAAGATGAAGCAACAAAACTTATGGCAGAGACATTAGAAAAAAATGCTATAGATAAATCTGAATATCCACAAACAACAGAGATGGAAAACAGATGTGTAAATATGATAGCAAACTTATGGAATGCACCAAAAGAATTAAATTATATAGGTACATCAACAGTAGGATCATCAGAAGCATGTATGCTTGGTGGTATGGCAATGAAATTCAGATGGAGAAATAGAGCAGAAAAATTAGGAATAGATGTAACAAAAAGAAAACCAAACTTAGTAGTATCTTCAGGATTCCAAGTTTGTTGGGAAAAATTCTGTGTATACTGGGATATAGAGATGCGTTTAGTACCAATGGATGAAGAGCATATGAGCTTAAATGTAGATAAAGTTTTAGATTATGTAGATGAATATACAATAGGGGTAGTAGCACTTCAAGGTATAACATATACAGGAAAATTTGATGATATAAAAGCATTAGATGCATTACTTGAAGAATACAATAAAACAGCAAAAATAAGTGTACCAATACATGTTGATGCTGCATCAGGTGGATTATTTACACCATTTATAGATCCAGATATGGAATGGGATTTTAGATTAAAAAATGTAGTATCAATAAGTACATCAGGACATAAATACGGATTAGTATACCCAGGTATAGGATGGGTAATATGGAAAGATGAAGAGTACTTACCAAAAGAATTAATATTTGAAGTAAGTTACTTAGGAGGATCAATGCCAACAATGGCAATAAACTTCTCAAGATCAGCAAGTCAAGTAATAGGACAATATTACAACTTCTTAAGACTTGGATTTGAAGGATATAGACAAATACATCAACGTACAAAAGATGTTGCTATGTATTTATCTGATGAAATAGAAAAAACAGGATTATTCAAAATTTATAATAATGGGGAAAATTTACCAATAGTATGTTATAGATTAATTGACAACGCTAATGTAGAGTGGACATTATATGATTTAGCAGATAGATTAGCAATGAAAGGATGGCAAATACCAGCATATCCATTACCAATTAACCTAGACAAAACAATAATACAACGTATAGTATGTAGAGCAGACTTAAGTCATGATATGGCTGAATTATTTATAAGAGATTTAAAAACAGCTATAAGAGATTTAAATGATGCAAATGTATTAGTACATGGTAAAGAACCAGAAAATAAAGTGTACGGATTTACTCACTAATATAAAAATATAGTATAGATTGAAAAAGTCTTAGTGTTATTTAAAAAATACTAAGACTTTTTTTATTGTTTGTTAAATTGAAAGCTAATGAAACTTAAATTGCAAAACTGAAATAAAATGAAATTTTTTTTGCAAAAAAAGTTTAATAGGATTATAATAGGGTAAATATACAATATACAATTAAAAAATTATTTTAGGCCTATGATAATTTACATTGAGAAGAATTAAGACAAAATAGGAGATGATTGACATGAAAGAAGAAAACGCAGCTAAAGGGAATTCACTTACTTTGTTTGCATTCTTCGCAATGACTGCATCAATGGTTATGACTGTATATGAGTATCCTACATTTGCTACGTCAGGATTTAATCTAGTATTTTTCCTTTTACTTGGAGGCATATTATGGTTTTTACCAGTAGCATTGTGTGCAGCAGAAATGGCCACAGTTGATGGCTGGCAAGAAGGCGGAATATTTGCTTGGGTTGGAAATACATTAGGAGAAAGATTCGGATTTGCAGCGATATTTTTCCAATGGTTCCAAATTACAGTTGGATTTGTAACAATGATCTATTTTATACTAGGTTGTTTTTCATACATATTCAATTGGAATGCTTTAAATAATGTTCCAGTTTTAAAATTTATAGCAGTTTTAGTTGTATTCTGGGGATTAACATTATCACAATTAGGTGGAACAAAGAATACTGCTAAGATAGCAAAAGCAGGGTTTATACTTGGAATAGCCATACCAGCTATAATACTATTTGGAGTATCGATAGCTTATTTATTACAAGGTAATCCGATAGATGTAAAGATAGGAGCTAAATACTTTGTTCCTGATTTTTCAAAAGCAAATACATTAGTTGTTTTCGTATCATTTATATTAGCATATATGGGTGTTGAAGCATCAGCATCACATGTAAATGAATTAGAAAATTCTAAACGTAATTATCCATTAGCTATGATTATATTAGTTATAGTAGCTATAATACTTAATACAATTGGTGGATTAACAGTAGCCGCTGTAATTCCACAAGGTAATTTAAATTTAAGTTCAGGCGTAGTTGATACTTTTAAAGTTTTAATACTACACTTTATACCAAATGGAACATGGATTGTAAAATTAATAGCTTTACTATTAGCATTAGGTGTAATGGGCGAGGTTAGTGCATGGGTTGTAGGACCATCAAGAGGTATGTATATAGCAGCTCAAAAAGGAATTTTACCAAAATCATTAACTAAAACTAATAAACATGATGTTCCAGTAAATTTAGTTTTTATACAAGGTATAGTAGTTACGATATGGGCAGCAGTTCTTACACTTGGAGGTGGTGGAGACAATGTTTCATTCCTTACAGCTATATCACTAACAGTAGTTATATACTTAGTAGGATATTTACTATTCTTCATAGGATATTTTAAATTAATACTTAAAGACGGAGATTTAAAACGTTCTTACCAAGTTCCTGGTGGAAAAATATTTAAGTTAATAGTTGCAGCATGTGGTTTCTTAACTTCAATATTTGCATTGATTATATCATTTTTCCCACCAAGTCAATTAGTTGGCAAGAGTATACATGAATACTTAACTATATTAAGTGTGAGTTTTGTAATAACAGTATTAATACCATTTGTAATATATTCAATTACATGTAAGAAGAATAGATAATATAAAATAATTAAAATAAAAAAACAAACAGCGTAATTCAGGGAGGTTTTTCAAAATGTTATTCAAAAAAGAAGATGATTATAGTACACCAGTGTTTGGGACAATAGAGTCTGGCTCTAATATTCCAAAAGACGTAATAGGGAAAGATTCTATTGCTCCAAACATAGCGTATAGATTAATAAAAGACGAGTTAATGAATGAAGGAAATGCAAGACTTAATTTAGCAACATTTTGCCAAACATATATGGAAGATGAAGCAACACAACTTATGGCAGAAACACTAGAAAAAAATGCTATAGACAAATCTGAATACCCACAAACAACAGAGATGGAAAATAGATGTGTTGATATGATAGCAAACTTATGGAATGCACCAAAAGAATTAAATTATATAGGTACATCAACAGTAGGATCATCAGAAGCATGTATGCTTGGTGGTATGGCTATGAAATTTAGATGGAGAAACAGAGCAGAAAAATTAGGTATGGATACAACAAAGAAAAAACCAAACTTAGTAGTATCTTCAGGATACCAAGTTTGTTGGGAAAAATTCTGTGTATACTGGGATATAGAGATGCGTACAGTTCCAATGGATGAAGATCATATGAGTTTAGATATAGATAAAGTTTTAGATTATGTAGATGACTATACAATTGGTATAGCAGCATTACTTGGAATAACATATACAGGAAAATTCGATGATATAAAAGCATTAGATGCTTTAATAGAAGAATATAATAAAACAGCAAAAATAAGTGTACCAATACATGTTGATGCTGCATCAGGTGGATTATTTACACCATTTATAGATCCTGAGCTTGAGTGGGATTTTAGATTGAAAAATGTAGTATCAATAAGTACATCAGGACATAAATACGGATTAGTATACCCAGGTATAGGATGGGTAATATGGAAAGATGAAGAGTACTTACCAAAAGAATTAATATTTGAAGTAAGTTACTTAGGAGGATCAATGCCAACAATGGCAATAAACTTCTCAAGATCAGCAAGTCAAGTAATAGGACAATACTATAACTTCTTAAGACTTGGATTTGAAGGATATAGACAAATACATCAACGTACAAAAGATGTGGCTATGTATTTATCTAAAGAAATTGAAAATACAGGATTGTTTAAGATATATAATGATGGTGAGAATTTACCTATAGTATGTTATAGATTAAGAAATGAAGATGCTGTACAATGGACATTATATGATTTAGCAGATAGATTAGCGATGAAAGGATGGCAAATACCAGCATATCCATTACCTGTTAACCTAGATAAAGTTATAATACAACGTATAGTGTGTAGAGCAGATTTAAGCTATGATATGGCCGAATTATTTATAAGAGACTTAAATACAGCTATAGATGATTTAAATAAAGCAACTATATTAGTTCATGGTAAAAAAGCAGAAAATAAAAAATATGGTTTTACTCATTAATTATATAAAAAGAAGCTAATTCAATTGAATTAGCTTCTTTTTATATAAATCAATATAAGTATTAAATTTAAATACTAAATGCCCATACATTTTTAGCTTCTTTTAAAAATACGTCAACGTCCCAAGTTTTGCTACTTCTTTCTTTACTATCAGAGTCATTAACTATTATCTTTCCGTCATCAGTAACACCAGTTAAAACAATATAGTGACCTTCTGTTGTAAAATGTCCAGGACCCATAGTTGCTATAACTGGATTTCCTTTTTCAAGGTTTGAGATAATACTTGAAGCACTTAAAGGTATAACCTTACCTTTAAGACCTAATTTTTTAGCTCCATCAGTCATTAATGACCAAGCTGTACCAACACCATCTACTAGATATCCGTTTTTAACACTAAAGTTTTCAATATATTTTGGGCTGAAGTTCTCATTTCCAGTAAGACCTACAGCAACCATTGATAGGGCTGTTGGACCACAACCATTAATTGCAAAATAATCAGGGCCATATTTATCATAACCCCATCTTTCATCCCATTGCATGTATAAAGGTATTTCGCCTTTTGTATAACTTCCTTCAACAGGTGTTGATACTTCAGTTTGTCCACCTTTATGATCTACAAAATCAGCGACGAAATCTATTGTTTCAGGCTTTTTAGATGCCATGGCTAAAAATTCAGGAGGATACTCACTTGGATCTTTTAGTATGTCATAAATTTTAGGATATACAGGAGCTAAATTTATTAATTTCTGAATTACAGGATCTTTTGATTCAAGTAATTCTTTAGACAATTCAACAGTTTGTGGGCTTGCATATCCAACTGTGGTTGAAAATGCATTTGATACCCCTTTATATCCTATAAATATACCTAATGATAAAACTATGGGTAAAGCAATAAGTTTAATTTTGTGCTTGTTTAGCTTTTGTTGCTTTTTTACGCTATGTTTTCCTTTTGCATAAGCCAATTTCTAATCCTCTCCTCTAATGTATAAAATCAAGTCTACTATAATTATACAACTTTAAATTAAATACAATATAACAAAACTGTAACAAATTTTTTCTATAAATAAATTGACAATTTCAAACATGGTTACAAAAAAGTAACTAATTAATTAAATCAATTAAATTTGATATAATGTAATATATGATATATTGATTTGGAGGTAATTTATTGTGTTTAAGGATATAGAAATAGATTGTAAAAACATATTAGATAAATATTTTGATTTAGTTGATTATGAAGCATGTGAGTATTGTTTTACTACATTATATATGTGGAAAGATTTATACAATACAAAGTACTATGTTGAGGATGATTTTGCTATAGTTGCAGGAGAATATGAAAACAAAGGTTTTATAATACTCCCTTTAGCAAAAAAAGAAAATATGAATAAAGCTTTTGACTTTATAATTAAAAACTTTGAAAGACAAAATAAACAAATTCATTTAAAAGCTATAAATAAAGAAGTCGTTGAATACTTACAAAGTGTTTATGGAAATAGATTTGAGTATATTGAAGAACGTAACAACTTTGATTATATATATGATGGAGAAAGTCTAAGAACTTTATCTGGAAGAAAAAATCAAAAGAAAAGAAACCATCTAAATAGTTTCGTTAAAGAATATGGTGATAGAGTAGAATATAAAAAATTAGAAGAAGCAGACTTTGATGAATGTATAAATTTATTAAAAGAGTGGTCAATAGATAAAGAGGAAAGTATAGAACTAGATAGTGAATTTAAAGCAATAAAAAGGATATTTAAGAATTATGAAAAATTAAAAGATACATTAAAGATAAGTGGTATATATATTGACTCTAAATTAGAAGCATTTTCTATTGGAGAAATGTTAAATGATAATATGGCGGTAATACATGTTGAAAAAGCAAATGCGGATATAAGAGGATTGTACCCTTATATTAACCAACAGTTCTTATTAAATGAATTTAGTGATGTTGAATTTGTTAATAGAGAAGAAGATTTAGGTATAGAAGGTCTTAGAAAAGCGAAGCTTTCATATCACCCAGTTAAATTTGCTGAAAAATATACTGTAATAGAAAAATAAAATGTTAAATTATTGAAATAAAGGCATTGTCATAGAAATTGGCAATGCCTTTTGTTATTATAAAGTCATGTCGAAAAAAATAGAAAAATGTAAAAAAAGATATATGCAACATTAATATACAAAGAGTATAATATTAATTGCTTAAAGTAAGAAAAACAATATTATATGTGAGAAAGAAGTGACACTTATGAGGAAAATTTTATATGTTCGTATTGTGAAAATTGCTTTGATCGGAGGCGCTATACTAATTTTATTAGGCTTTGCAAGGCATATATATAAAAGTAAATTTGGTCAACCAGAAGCAAATCCAGAAAAAGGCGTAGCTAAAATAAAAGAATTAGAATCAGAAGATATATCAAGTATAAGAAATGAAATTGAAAAAAATAGCGATGATAATTCAAATATAGATGAAAACAAAAACGATGTAAACTTTGAAAAGGTATTTGAGGATTCAGTAATAATGGGGGATTCAAGAGGAGAGGGACTAACAGAATATGGGTTTTTAAGTCCATCATCAGTTGTAGCATATAAAGGAAGAAATGTAATAGAGGCAAAAGGAGATGTATCAGAAGTTGTTAATCTTTCACCTAGTAATATATTTTTAACTTATGGGATGAATGATTTACAATTGTTTAGTAATTCTAAGGACTTTATTAATAAGTATGAAATACTTATTAAGGATATTAAACAAAAACTACCAAGTTCTAAAATATATGTAACTTCTATCATACCAACAACACAATCAGCTATGGAAAAAGATCATAGTTTTAAGAATGTGTACAGTTTTAATAAGGCATTAGAAGATATGTGCAAGGATTTAAATGTGGAGTTTATAAATGTTAATGATAGCGTTAACTCAAAGAATAACTTGTATGAGCCAGATGGTATACATTTTAGTGCTAAATTTTATAATGGGTATTTAAACATTTTAAAGAATAAGGCTAATCTATAGATAGGAGTGAGTGTTTTGAAAAAGTTTAAAAAGTACATTTTAACGCTTAGTTTTGTATGTACTATGTTTATTGCTAGTGGGTGTGGAATAAATAACGATAAGTCTGCTAGTAGTATAACTGAAGATATTAGCAAAACTGTTAATTTAAATAACATGGAAAAAAGTGATAGCAAATCTTTAAGAAGATTTTTTGGTTTAAACTCTAGTGAGTTTGAAGATTTTTCAATATACATACCTAAATCTACGATGGATGTAGAAGAAATGCTTGTGATAAAAGTAAAAGATAAAGGCCAAATTCAAGGAATAGAAGATGCTATAGATAGTAGAGTTAATAAGCAAATTGAAAGTTTTAGTGGATATGGACCAAAACAAGTAGCATTACTTCAAGATTACGAAGTTAAAGATAAAGGTAACTTCGTATTTTATGCAGTTTCAAAGGATTTAGATAAACTGACTGATGCATTTAAAGAAAGTATCAAAAATTAAAAAAGAGAGGTAAACCAATGGTTTTTAGTAGTATAGTATTTTTATTCACTTTTTTACCTATAACCTTGATTCTATATTATATTTCACCTAGAAAAATGAAAAATATAGTCTTATTGTTAATTAGTTTGATTTTTTATGCATGGGGAGAACCTGTATATGTTTTTCTTATGATGTTTACTACTGTATTTGATTATTTAATAGGACTACTTATAAATAAATATAGAAGAAATAAGATTAAATCCAAACGAATATTTATATTTGCTGTTTTAGTGAATTTAGGTATATTAGGATTTTTTAAATATTATGGATTTGTAATTGAAAATATAAATAGCGTATTTTCTTTAAATATTGGATACAATCAGTTGCCACTTCCAATAGGAATATCATTTTATACGTTTCAAACATTATCATACGTTATTGATGTTTATTTAGACAAGGTAAAAGTTCAAAAGAGTTTAATATCTTTTGGTCTTTATGTAACCATGTTTCCGCAGTTAGTTGCAGGACCTATTGTTAGATATACAGACATAGATTATCAGTTAAA
The nucleotide sequence above comes from Paraclostridium bifermentans. Encoded proteins:
- a CDS encoding nitrite/sulfite reductase domain-containing protein, which codes for MSDYGNLQKIKDGKRTYAITPHIPGGFVLPDTLIKIAEVTKKYNGVLKLTSGQRILITNLKQEDLVSIWKDLDMEPAVKNQNSVKNVEICPANFCKRSKYPTIGIGMKISKNFHGMILPNRTKIGVAGCRNACTSVYSKDIGVLVDIDGKFFVTAGGSAGFYPRSADVITKGLTEEEAYNLVKTILEYYNEYGQMGEKLGDFMDRISIEKFRRDVLKTLKLKEILE
- the gadC gene encoding glutamate:gamma-aminobutyrate antiporter, with protein sequence MKEAQAAKKNSLSLFAFFAMTASMVMTVYEYPTFATSGFNLVFFLLLGGILWFLPVALCAAEMATVEGWQEGGIFAWVGNTLGEKFGFAAIFFQWFQITVGFVTMIYFILGCVSYIFNWNALNNVPVIKFIGVLVIFWLLTFSQLGGTKNTAKIAKAGFIFGILIPAVILFGLSIAYIVQGNPIDVKIGAKYFVPDFSKVNTLVIFVSFILAYMGVEASASHVNELDNAKKNYPLAMIILVILAIVLNTIGGLTVAAVVPQGQLSLSAGVVETFKALILHFAPHSTWLVKLIAILLALGVMGEVSAWVVGPSRGMYAAAQKGILPKSLTKTNEHDVPVNLVFVQGIIVTIWAAVLTFGGGGNNVSFLTAISLTVVIYLVGYLLFFIAYFTLVLKKDNLKRSYHVPGGKTFKLIVAACGFVTSIFALVISFVPSNQLNAKSAHEYLTILIVSFIITVLIPFVIYAITSKKREVKTTK
- a CDS encoding glutamate decarboxylase, whose product is MLYGKKNQLGDNYDTPIFGTTESGSSVPKDVLGKDSIAPNVAYRLIKDELMNEGNARLNLCTFCQTYMEDEATQLMAETLEKNAIDKSEYPQTTEMENRCVNMIANLWNAPKELNYIGTSTVGSSEACMLGGMAMKFRWRNRAEKLGIDVTKRKPNLVVSSGFQVCWEKFCVYWDIEMRLVPMDEEHMSLNVDKVLDYVDEYTIGVVALQGITYTGKFDDIKALDALLEEYNKTAKISVPIHVDAASGGLFTPFIDPDMEWDFRLKNVVSISTSGHKYGLVYPGIGWVIWKDEEYLPKELIFEVSYLGGSMPTMAINFSRSASQVIGQYYNFLRLGFEGYRQIHQRTKDVAMYLSKEIENTGLFKIYNDGENLPIVCYRLVDNANVEWTLYDLADRLAMKGWQIPAYPLPINLDKTIIQRIVCRADLSHDMAELFIRDLKTAIKDLNDANVLVHGKKEENKVYGFTH
- a CDS encoding DUF2776 family protein yields the protein MNYYISILFRAIPLLMGAICLGYGIYVKDLGQAIGSDFVVAGHVLIYLTSICIALFTTAATIILQIINKYNKFYKWSLPTIGYLAGIVTIIMGVILWRIGIYIPPYFVSGNVVVGLGLITCCVSTVATASTKFMMIPQNGSNLKEGEKPEGGFKESTVKILIGIPALCTAIAFFRGIYLLFNSVSSDYLVAGHVLIGIGFVCASLILLVISIVRQIQNTFTDKERYRWSILVAVFGTIDILWGIAILSTSKDPIMIAPGYVLIGLGIVCYSILSKVLLLGMVWRKSNPLAKRVPLIPVFTALICLFMGAFLFESEIFNIAYFIPARVMIGLGAICFTLFSIVSILESGTSSSK
- a CDS encoding glutamate decarboxylase is translated as MLYGRKDQLGDSYDTPIFGTTESGSSVPKDVLGKDSIAPNVAYRLIKDELMNEGNARLNLCTFCQTYMEDEATKLMAETLEKNAIDKSEYPQTTEMENRCVNMIANLWNAPKELNYIGTSTVGSSEACMLGGMAMKFRWRNRAEKLGIDVTKRKPNLVVSSGFQVCWEKFCVYWDIEMRLVPMDEEHMSLNVDKVLDYVDEYTIGVVALQGITYTGKFDDIKALDALLEEYNKTAKISVPIHVDAASGGLFTPFIDPDMEWDFRLKNVVSISTSGHKYGLVYPGIGWVIWKDEEYLPKELIFEVSYLGGSMPTMAINFSRSASQVIGQYYNFLRLGFEGYRQIHQRTKDVAMYLSDEIEKTGLFKIYNNGENLPIVCYRLIDNANVEWTLYDLADRLAMKGWQIPAYPLPINLDKTIIQRIVCRADLSHDMAELFIRDLKTAIRDLNDANVLVHGKEPENKVYGFTH